GGGTGGTCGAGCAGCTCGGTGGACGACCAGCCCTTCGAGCAGAGCCCACCCCGGTTGGTCGGGAAGTCGAGCGGGACCAGGGTGGCCGGCCGGTCGCCGGCGGTCACCGCCATCCCGCACTGCAGCGAGCAGTACGGGCAGTGGGTCTCGGTGGTCCGCGTGCGGGGACCGGCCGGGGCGGCACCGGGGACGACGGCTGCGGGCACGTCCTCGAGGTTCGGGGGGCCCGGTTTCCCCGCAGCGGCGCCGGCGTCAAGCCTGGGTTCCGGAGACCTCACCGCCGGCGGTGCCGGACGGTGCGGCGGACGCCACGCGGCGTGGCGCGGGCGACGCGCCGGAGCCCGCCCTGTCCGTCGTCCCGGCGGGGAACGATGGGCCCGTGCAGGGAGAACTGTGCGACGACGTGCCCTCCGACGACGTGCCCTCCGACGACCCCGCCGGCGACCCCGCCGGCGACGCCCCCGCCGGCGACGCCCCCGCCGGCGACGCCCCCGACCGGGCCGGTCCGGCGGCGCGGGGTGCGACCGCGGTGCTGCCGGCCGGCCCCGCGCCGAACGGGCGGACGCCGCTGGACCGCCGCCGGGTCCTCGGCGCGGCGGTCGAGTACATCGACCGGCACGGCCTCGCGGCGCTGACCATGCGCCGGCTGGGCGCGGCGCTGGGCGTGGAGGCCATGGCGCTCTACCGGTACGTGCCCGGCCGCGAGCAGCTGCTCGACGGCGTCGTCGAGACCGTCATCGACGAGCTCTACGGCGACCCGGACGTGCACATGGAGGCCGCGCACGGCTGGCAGGACTTCCTGCAGCGGCTGGCGCACGGCGTGCGGCGGATCGCGCTGGCCCACCCGGAGGTCTTCCCGCTCGTGGCCACCCGCCCGCCGGCCGCGCCGTGGGTCCGCCCGCCGCTGCGCAGCCTGCGCTGGGTGGAGTCCTTCCTCACCGCGATGACCGACAGCGGCTTCTCCGACGAGGCGGCGGTCGGCGCCTACCGCGCCTACTCGAGCTTCCTCCTGGGACACCTGCTGTTGGAGGTGAGCCAGAAGGGGGTGGCCATCAACGCGGAGGACGTGCCGGGGGACGGCGACGCGTCCCCTCGCACCGACCTGCGGTCCTACCCCTCGGTGGTGCGCCTGGAGTCGCTGCTGTCGCGTGACGAGACGGCCGCCGAGTTCGAGGAGGCCCTCGAGAACCTGCTCGGCCGGCTGGAGACCGTCCGGCAGGAGGGGCGGGCCCCGGGCGACTGAGGACGTCGACCGGATCGGGTTTACGGCGTAAAGGAACGGGCACCCAGCAAGTGGCCCGCTGAGCCCCGGCACGACCGCCGCGAGGGAGCCGGGCCACCCCCGAACGCCACCAGCTGAGGAGCACCCGTGATCACCGAACAGCAGATCAGCAGCGTCATCGGCAGCACCGCCGTCGGCCCCGACGGCAAGCACGGCAGCGTCGGCGAGGTCTTCCTCGACGACGAGACCGGCCGCCCCGAGTGGGCCACCGTCCGCACCGGCCTGTTCGGCACCAAGGAGGCCTTCGTGCCCCTGGCCGAGGCCACCGTCGAGGGCGACGAGCTGCGCCTCCCCTACGACAAGGCCAAGGTCAAGGGCGCGCCGCACGTCGACGTCTCCGCCGGCCACCTCTCCCCCGAGGAGGAGTCGGAGCTCTACGCCTACTACGGCCTCGGCACGGGCGGCACGACGACCGGTCAGGGCGTCGCCGGCACCACCACCGGCACCACCGGCCGCGACAGCGACCGTGACGGCATCCCGGACTCGCTCGAGGGCCGCACCGGCACCTCGGGTCGCCAGGACCTGAGCGGACAGGCCGGCACCGTGGGCCGCGACACCTCGGGCCCGACGACCGACAACGCGATGACCCGCTCCGAGGAGCACCTCGAGGTCGGCACCCAGCGCGTCGAGGCCGGGAAGGCGCGGCTGCGCAAGTACGTCGTGACCGAGACCGAGAGCGCCACCGTGCCGGTCTCGCGCGAGGAGGTCCGGGTCGAGCGCGAGCCGATCACCGACGCGAACGTCGGCAACGCCCTCGACGGCCCGGCCATCTCCGAGGAGGAGCACGAGGTCACGCTGCACGCCGAGCGTCCCGTCGTCTCCACGGAGGCCACCCCGGTCGAGCGCGTCCGCCTCGACACCCAGACCGTCACCGAGCAGGAGACGGTCAGCGGCGAGGTCCGCAAGGAGCAGATCGAGGTCGACGGCGACGTCGACCCGACGACCCGCCGCCGCTGAGGACGTCGCGGACCGGCCGGCTCCCGGCCGGTCCGCGCCCTCGCGACACGACGCTCCGGCGGGGCCCGGCCCCACCGCTCCAGGAAGGCACCATGAGCAGCTCCCTCGGCGGCGATGCCGCGCGCACGACCACCGACGGCGCCTCCGCCACGCGCGGCGCCGCCCGTGACGCCGTCGACGCCCAGCACGCCCGCTTCGGCGGGATCAAGTGGGGCGCGGCGTTCTTCGGCTGGCTGTCGGCCAACGGCCTAGCGGTCGTCCTGCTCGCCCTGCTGTCGGCCGCCGGCGTCGCCTTCGGGCTGACCCAGGTCTCCAGCGTCGACCAGGCCGCCGACGAGGCGACCGCCGCGGCCGACACCATCGGGCTCACCGGCGGCATCGCCCTGCTGGTGGTCCTGTTCCTCGCCTACCTCGCCGGCGGCTACGTCGCCGGCCGCATGGCCCGCTTCGACGGCGTCAAGCAGGGTCTGGCGGTCTGGGTCATCGGCCTGCTCGTCGCCGTGCTCCTCGGGATCGCCGGCGCCGTGCTGGGCTCCCAGTACAACGTGCTCTCGCAGCTGAACCTGCCGAGCCTGCCGATCAGCGGCGACACCCTGACCACCGCCGGCATCGTCGCGCTGGCCGCCGTCCTGGTCGCGACCCTGGTCGGCGCCGTCCTCGGCGGCAAGCTCGGCACCCGGTACCACCGCAAGGTCGACCGCGCCGGCTTCTGAGAGGTCCTCCCTGCCCCCGCCACTCGCACGCTCGCGGCGGGACCCAGCAGGGAGGCCACCACAGCTCCCCTCGACGGGGCCGGTCCTCCTGGAGGGCCGGCCCCGTCGTCGTGTGCGGGGACGGCGCGCCCGCGGCACGCGTGATCTGATCGGGTCATGAGCGAGCCCGGGCCGACGGTCCACGTCGGCGTCCCGCTGGTGCGGCCGGCCGAGCCGCGCGACGTCCCGCGCATCGCCGCCACCCTCACCGTCGCGTTCGCCGAGTCGCGCTGGGTGCGCTGGGCGCTGCCGCTCGACGGGCGCACCCAGCGGCTGACCCGCCTGGCCGAGCTGGAGGGCCACCGCGGCGTCACGACCGGCACCACCTGGGTCAGCGAGGACGTCGACGCGGTCGCCTCCTGGGCGGCGCCCGAGGGGGCGGCGGCGCCCGTGCCCGCCGACGTCCGCGCGGCGCTGGACCGCGAGACGCCCCGGCTGCACGCCGAGCGCGCCGACGCGGTCGCCCGCACCGAGGCGGAGCTGGCGGCGGCGCTGCCCGACGGGCCGCACTGGCGGCTGCGGGCACTGGCCACCCGGCCCCGCTCCCGCCGCCGCGGGCTGGGCGGCGCGGTGCTGGCGCCGGTGCTGCGCCGCTGCGACACCGACGGCGTGCCCGCGGCCCTGGTGGCGCCGGCCTGGGCGGTCGTGCGCTTCGCCCGCGGACTGGGCTTCGAGGTGGTGCAGGCGACCCGCTCGGCCGACGGCCAGCTGCCGCTGTGGGTGGTCGTCCGGCCGCCCGGCGTGCCGATGCCGGAGCTCTAGTCCCAGCTCCCGCGGCGGCGCTTGAGCTCGCCGCGGCGCTTCTTGGCCGCGATCCGCCGCTCCTGCGAACCGCGCGTCGGCTTCGTGCGGCGCCGGGCCGGCACCGGCGGGGCCAGCGCGGCGCGCAGCACCGCGGCCAGCCGCTCGCGGGCGGCCTGCCGGTTGCGCAGCTGCTGGCGGTGCTCGCTGGCCGCCACGGTCAGGACGCCGTCGACCAGCCGGGACCCCAGCCGCTCGGCCAGCCGGGCCCGCTGGGCGTCGGTCAGCCCGGGCAGGTCCAGCGGCGTGACGGAGAGCTCGACCCGCGAGTCCGCGGTGTTGACGCCCTGCCCGCCGGGCCCCGACGAGCGGGAGAACCGCCACGCCAGCGCCGCGGCGGGCACGACGAGGGAGCCGGAGACCGGGAGGTCACCGGCGGCGTCGTCGGCGGCGGGCACGGCCCCAGTGTCGCTCAGGCCGGGACCGGCGGGACGACGGCGGCCAGCAGCCGGCGCACCGCCGCGTCGTCACCCTCAATCCGCACCGCGCCGTCGTCGAGCGCCGCGTCCAGCGACCGGCGGCCGAAGGCGACCGCGCGCAGCACCGCCGGCGGCCCGGCGAGGACGGCGTCCGGGGCGCCCGCCGTCCCCCGGACGGCGCTCAGCCGCCCGCCGTCGACGGTGAGCGCGACCCGGTCGGGGCCGGCCGGGTCCTCCACGCGCAGCTCCACCCGCGCCGACCAGCCGGCCAGCCGCGCCGGGTCGGCGGTGGTGCGCAGCGCGAGCACGAAGGCGTCGGTGCCGAGGTCCCCGGCCGAGGTCTGCACCGTCCGCGAGCCCCAGCGGCCCAGGGCGACGAGCACGTCCTCGAGGTCGTGCCCGCGTGGCGTGAGCTCGTAGACCCGGCCGCCGCCCGGCGGCCCGGCGGCCGACCGGCGCACGATGCCGGCCGTCTCGAGGTCGCGCAGCCGCTGGCTGAGCACGGTCGGGCTGCTGCCGGGCAGGCCGCGGGCGAGGTCGGTGTAGCGCTTGGGGCCGAGCAGCAGCTCGCGCACGACGAGCAGCGCCCAGCGCTCACCCACCACGTCGAGGGCGCGGGCCACCCCGCAGGGGTCGTCGTAGCTGCGCCGGTCGGACACGCGGCCGAGCCTACCCCTTGCGCTACGCCATCCGTAGTGACTACTACTGATTGCGTAGTTGCCAGCCGAGCCGAGGAGTTCCCGTGGCCACCATCACCGCAGTCGAGAACGTCAGCCTGGACGGCGTCGCGCAGGGCCCGGCCGGTCCAGACGAGGACACCCGCGGCGGCTTCGACCGCGGCGGCTGGTTCGCCCCCTACCCCGACGCCGTCCTCGGCGAGGTCATGGGCCGGGGCCTGCAGGCCGACGGCGGCATGCTGTTCGGCCGCCGCACCTACGAGAGCCTGCGCGCCGCCTGGGCCGGGACCACCGAGAACCCCTTCGGCCCGGTGCTCGACGCCAAGCCGAAGTACGTCGTCTCCCGCGACCCCGGCTACGCCGCCGGCTGGGCGAACTCCACGCTGCTCGCCGGCGACGCCGCGACGACGGTGGCCGGGCTCAAGGCCACGACCGACCTCGACCTCACCGTGCTGGGCAGTCCCGACCTGCTGGCCACGCTGCTGCCGGCCGGGCTGGTCGACGAGCTGGTGCTGGCCGTCGCGCCAGTGGTCGTGGGCGCCGGCCGCACCCTCTTCCCGGCCGGCGCGCAGCTGCGGTGGGAGCTGGTCGAGTCGGTGCCCACCACCACCGGCGTCCTGGTCAACCGGTACCGCCCGGTCCGCTGAGCGGGCGTCAGGCCGCGGCGGGCACCGGGTCGGCCCCGCCGGCCGCGCCCGGCCGGCAGCGGAGCAGCCGGCGCAGGGTCAGCCGGCCGCCGCGCCGGGCGCCGTGCCGCTCGATGGCCTCGACGGCGTAGGCCGAGCAGGTCGGGGTGAACGAGCAGCACGGCGGCCGCGCCGGGCTGACCTCGCGCTGGTAGACGCGGACGGCGGCGACCATCCGCTCGGCCATCCGCGAGCCGCGCGTCCCGGTGCCGGCGGCGTGCACGTGCCGCACCGTCGTCGGCACGAGGAACAGCCCGTCCACGCTGCAGCCGATGGCGTTGGCCAGGCAGCAGCCGGTGTTGAGGAACAGCAGGTCGCGCAGGCAGCCGCCGTCGCGGTCGTCGCGGTGGTGCCGCCGGTACCCGTAGCCCGGCGGCGGGCCGTACCGGCGGCCGTACCCGTACCGCCAGCCGGGCCGGGGGCCGTACCCGCGGCGGCGGCGTCGCGGCCGCCAGTTGCTGCTCCAGATGAACACCACACCGC
This region of Geodermatophilus bullaregiensis genomic DNA includes:
- the yidD gene encoding membrane protein insertion efficiency factor YidD — encoded protein: MVFIWSSNWRPRRRRRGYGPRPGWRYGYGRRYGPPPGYGYRRHHRDDRDGGCLRDLLFLNTGCCLANAIGCSVDGLFLVPTTVRHVHAAGTGTRGSRMAERMVAAVRVYQREVSPARPPCCSFTPTCSAYAVEAIERHGARRGGRLTLRRLLRCRPGAAGGADPVPAAA
- the arfB gene encoding alternative ribosome rescue aminoacyl-tRNA hydrolase ArfB; translated protein: MPAADDAAGDLPVSGSLVVPAAALAWRFSRSSGPGGQGVNTADSRVELSVTPLDLPGLTDAQRARLAERLGSRLVDGVLTVAASEHRQQLRNRQAARERLAAVLRAALAPPVPARRRTKPTRGSQERRIAAKKRRGELKRRRGSWD
- a CDS encoding N-acetyltransferase, which gives rise to MSEPGPTVHVGVPLVRPAEPRDVPRIAATLTVAFAESRWVRWALPLDGRTQRLTRLAELEGHRGVTTGTTWVSEDVDAVASWAAPEGAAAPVPADVRAALDRETPRLHAERADAVARTEAELAAALPDGPHWRLRALATRPRSRRRGLGGAVLAPVLRRCDTDGVPAALVAPAWAVVRFARGLGFEVVQATRSADGQLPLWVVVRPPGVPMPEL
- a CDS encoding TetR/AcrR family transcriptional regulator C-terminal domain-containing protein: MQGELCDDVPSDDVPSDDPAGDPAGDAPAGDAPAGDAPDRAGPAARGATAVLPAGPAPNGRTPLDRRRVLGAAVEYIDRHGLAALTMRRLGAALGVEAMALYRYVPGREQLLDGVVETVIDELYGDPDVHMEAAHGWQDFLQRLAHGVRRIALAHPEVFPLVATRPPAAPWVRPPLRSLRWVESFLTAMTDSGFSDEAAVGAYRAYSSFLLGHLLLEVSQKGVAINAEDVPGDGDASPRTDLRSYPSVVRLESLLSRDETAAEFEEALENLLGRLETVRQEGRAPGD
- a CDS encoding DUF2382 domain-containing protein, whose translation is MITEQQISSVIGSTAVGPDGKHGSVGEVFLDDETGRPEWATVRTGLFGTKEAFVPLAEATVEGDELRLPYDKAKVKGAPHVDVSAGHLSPEEESELYAYYGLGTGGTTTGQGVAGTTTGTTGRDSDRDGIPDSLEGRTGTSGRQDLSGQAGTVGRDTSGPTTDNAMTRSEEHLEVGTQRVEAGKARLRKYVVTETESATVPVSREEVRVEREPITDANVGNALDGPAISEEEHEVTLHAERPVVSTEATPVERVRLDTQTVTEQETVSGEVRKEQIEVDGDVDPTTRRR
- a CDS encoding dihydrofolate reductase family protein is translated as MATITAVENVSLDGVAQGPAGPDEDTRGGFDRGGWFAPYPDAVLGEVMGRGLQADGGMLFGRRTYESLRAAWAGTTENPFGPVLDAKPKYVVSRDPGYAAGWANSTLLAGDAATTVAGLKATTDLDLTVLGSPDLLATLLPAGLVDELVLAVAPVVVGAGRTLFPAGAQLRWELVESVPTTTGVLVNRYRPVR
- a CDS encoding winged helix-turn-helix transcriptional regulator, with product MSDRRSYDDPCGVARALDVVGERWALLVVRELLLGPKRYTDLARGLPGSSPTVLSQRLRDLETAGIVRRSAAGPPGGGRVYELTPRGHDLEDVLVALGRWGSRTVQTSAGDLGTDAFVLALRTTADPARLAGWSARVELRVEDPAGPDRVALTVDGGRLSAVRGTAGAPDAVLAGPPAVLRAVAFGRRSLDAALDDGAVRIEGDDAAVRRLLAAVVPPVPA